The Mucilaginibacter mallensis genome has a segment encoding these proteins:
- the yiaK gene encoding 3-dehydro-L-gulonate 2-dehydrogenase has translation MRVPFEKLRSEFERILLSLDFNADKAAQCATIFAENSRDGVYTHGLNRFPVFVQFVKDGLIKVEAQPIKENALGALEQWNGNLGPGMLNAQICMSRAIELAKENGIGCIALKNTNHWMRGGTYGWQAADAGLIGICFTNTIANLPPWDGIDPRLGNNPLVIAVPRKGGHVVLDMAISQYSVGKLRQYQSNNEQLPLPGGYDAAGNLSTDATTILESKRLLPIGFWKGSGLSLVLDLLASVLSGGRSTAAITQEEKETGVSQVFICIKPQDDAYAEHIIEEIISYTKTSRPEKEGGSISYPGENTLRTREKSLKDGVLVDERIWRQVLGL, from the coding sequence ATGAGAGTACCTTTTGAAAAATTAAGATCTGAATTTGAGCGGATACTGTTATCACTGGATTTTAACGCAGATAAAGCGGCGCAATGCGCTACTATTTTTGCGGAGAACAGCAGGGATGGGGTTTATACACATGGCTTAAACCGTTTCCCGGTTTTTGTACAGTTTGTAAAAGACGGATTAATTAAGGTTGAAGCCCAACCTATAAAGGAAAATGCCCTTGGCGCGCTTGAACAATGGAACGGTAACCTTGGGCCAGGTATGCTGAATGCGCAAATCTGTATGAGCCGTGCCATTGAATTGGCAAAGGAAAACGGGATAGGCTGCATAGCCCTTAAAAACACCAATCACTGGATGCGCGGCGGTACCTATGGCTGGCAAGCGGCCGATGCCGGGCTTATTGGTATTTGCTTTACAAACACCATTGCCAATTTGCCGCCCTGGGATGGTATTGATCCGCGATTGGGGAATAACCCGCTGGTTATTGCAGTGCCGAGAAAAGGGGGGCATGTGGTACTGGATATGGCTATTTCGCAGTATTCGGTGGGTAAGCTTCGGCAATATCAATCGAACAATGAGCAGCTGCCATTACCCGGCGGCTATGATGCTGCCGGTAATTTAAGTACCGATGCCACAACTATACTTGAATCAAAAAGATTGTTGCCTATTGGTTTTTGGAAAGGCTCGGGATTATCATTAGTGCTTGATCTGCTGGCAAGTGTGCTGAGCGGTGGCAGGTCAACCGCTGCTATAACACAAGAGGAGAAGGAGACAGGTGTGTCGCAGGTATTCATCTGCATAAAACCGCAGGATGATGCCTATGCCGAACATATTATTGAAGAAATAATCAGCTATACCAAAACCAGCAGACCAGAAAAGGAGGGTGGCTCAATTTCCTATCCGGGAGAAAATACTTTACGAACACGGGAGAAAAGTTTGAAAGATGGTGTTTTGGTGGATGAAAGGATTTGGAGGCAGGTGCTGGGGTTGTAA
- a CDS encoding RluA family pseudouridine synthase: MAKPEFKYTNYDITDSDVLYEDNHLIAINKRAGDIVQVDDTGDESLEDKVKKYIAKKYSKPNGAFLGVVHRLDRPVSGVILFAKTSKALERINQMFKAREMHKTYYAVVRNKPQPTTGTLVHWLIKNPQKNVTKAHDREVVGSLRSELNYKQVAELNGYYLIEVDPITGRPHQIRVQLSTLGCPIVGDNKYGYPRGSLRKSICLHARRLQFIHPIKKEPILITAPVPKDGFWEKFEGMMG; the protein is encoded by the coding sequence ATGGCCAAACCCGAATTTAAATATACCAATTACGATATAACCGACAGCGATGTGCTGTATGAGGATAACCACCTTATTGCCATAAACAAGCGGGCGGGCGATATTGTGCAGGTTGATGATACCGGGGATGAATCGTTAGAGGATAAGGTTAAAAAATACATCGCCAAAAAATACAGTAAACCCAATGGCGCGTTTTTGGGTGTGGTACACCGGTTGGACAGGCCGGTAAGCGGTGTAATACTCTTCGCCAAAACCAGCAAGGCTTTGGAACGTATAAACCAGATGTTCAAGGCCCGCGAAATGCATAAAACTTATTATGCCGTGGTGCGCAACAAACCACAACCAACCACAGGTACACTGGTACACTGGCTTATTAAAAACCCGCAGAAAAACGTAACCAAGGCCCACGACCGTGAAGTTGTTGGCAGCTTGCGATCGGAACTTAACTACAAACAGGTTGCCGAGCTCAACGGCTACTATTTAATTGAGGTTGATCCTATAACCGGTCGCCCGCACCAGATCCGGGTACAGCTATCCACATTGGGCTGCCCCATTGTTGGTGATAACAAATACGGCTATCCGCGTGGCAGTTTGCGTAAAAGCATCTGTTTGCATGCCCGCCGGTTACAGTTTATTCATCCTATAAAAAAGGAACCTATACTCATTACTGCTCCGGTGCCTAAAGATGGCTTTTGGGAGAAGTTTGAGGGAATGATGGGGTGA
- the panB gene encoding 3-methyl-2-oxobutanoate hydroxymethyltransferase, which yields MSVHKEVKRITTHTLQEMKNSGEKIAMLTAYDYSMATIVDDAGMDIILVGDSASNVMAGHETTLPITLDQMIYHASSVVRAVKRALVVVDLPFGSYQGNSKEALSSAIRIMKEAGAHAVKIEGGVEIAESVSRILTAGIPVMGHLGLTPQSIYKFGTYTVRAKHEAEAKKLKEDALKLQELGCFGIVLEKIPAKLAHEVSESLSIPTIGIGAGQHCDGQVLVIHDMLGINKGFKPRFLRQYASLYDVMNGAIKNYVSDVKAKEFPNEKEQY from the coding sequence ATGTCGGTACATAAAGAAGTTAAACGGATAACTACCCATACTTTGCAGGAGATGAAGAACAGCGGCGAGAAAATAGCTATGCTTACCGCTTATGACTACTCCATGGCAACCATTGTTGATGATGCAGGTATGGATATAATTTTGGTGGGCGATTCGGCCTCAAATGTAATGGCCGGGCATGAGACTACGCTGCCTATCACGCTCGATCAGATGATCTATCATGCTTCATCAGTAGTGCGGGCGGTTAAGCGCGCGTTAGTGGTGGTTGATCTGCCATTTGGCTCGTACCAGGGTAATTCCAAGGAAGCCTTGAGTTCAGCAATACGCATTATGAAGGAAGCCGGAGCGCATGCCGTAAAAATTGAGGGCGGCGTTGAAATTGCTGAATCAGTAAGTCGAATTTTAACAGCGGGTATCCCGGTAATGGGGCATTTGGGCTTAACACCACAATCCATCTATAAATTTGGTACTTATACAGTACGTGCAAAGCATGAGGCCGAAGCTAAGAAACTAAAAGAAGATGCCCTGAAACTACAGGAACTGGGCTGCTTTGGTATAGTGCTGGAGAAGATCCCTGCCAAACTTGCACACGAAGTAAGCGAAAGCCTGAGCATACCTACTATAGGTATAGGCGCAGGCCAGCATTGCGACGGCCAGGTTTTGGTAATACACGATATGCTGGGTATTAACAAGGGCTTTAAACCACGCTTTTTACGTCAGTACGCCTCATTATATGATGTGATGAACGGTGCTATTAAGAATTACGTGAGCGATGTAAAGGCAAAAGAATTCCCTAACGAAAAGGAGCAGTATTAG
- the carA gene encoding glutamine-hydrolyzing carbamoyl-phosphate synthase small subunit produces the protein MTYFTKLPAVLLLADGTVFYGKAAGKIGTTTGEICFNTGMTGYQEIFTDPSYFGQIMVATNAHIGNYGIADAEVESSQIQIAGLVCKNYNITYSRKQANESIQDYFQEQNIVGISDIDTRQLVRHIRDKGAMNAIISSEILDLEELKAKLAEVPSMDGLELSSQVSTTETYTFGDESAKYRVAVLDLGVKKNILRNFDDRDVYAKVYPAKTTFEEMEKDFAPSGYFISNGPGDPSAMPYAIETVKEILAADKPMFGICLGHQLLALANDIPTKKMFNGHRGLNHPVKNIIINHCEVTSQNHGFGVVPEAVRASDKVEITHVNLNDQSIEGIRVKDKKAFSVQYHPESSPGPHDSRYLFDDFIKLMN, from the coding sequence ATGACTTACTTCACCAAATTACCGGCAGTATTATTACTGGCTGACGGAACTGTATTTTATGGCAAAGCTGCCGGAAAGATCGGTACTACTACCGGCGAGATCTGCTTTAATACCGGCATGACCGGTTATCAGGAGATATTTACTGACCCATCGTACTTCGGGCAGATAATGGTAGCCACCAACGCGCACATAGGCAACTATGGTATTGCTGATGCTGAGGTTGAATCGAGCCAGATACAGATTGCCGGGCTGGTTTGTAAGAATTATAATATTACCTACAGCCGCAAACAGGCTAACGAAAGCATACAGGATTATTTCCAGGAGCAAAACATTGTAGGTATTAGCGATATTGATACCCGCCAACTGGTGCGCCACATACGTGATAAAGGCGCCATGAACGCCATCATCTCATCTGAAATACTTGATTTGGAAGAATTGAAAGCTAAATTGGCTGAAGTACCTTCAATGGATGGCTTGGAATTATCATCGCAGGTATCAACTACCGAAACCTATACTTTTGGTGATGAAAGCGCCAAATACCGTGTAGCGGTGCTTGATCTGGGTGTAAAGAAAAACATCCTCCGCAATTTTGACGACCGTGATGTTTATGCAAAGGTTTATCCAGCAAAAACCACTTTCGAAGAAATGGAAAAGGATTTCGCGCCATCAGGGTATTTTATCTCGAACGGTCCCGGCGATCCATCTGCAATGCCTTACGCTATTGAAACTGTAAAGGAAATATTAGCTGCTGATAAACCAATGTTCGGGATCTGTTTAGGTCATCAGTTATTGGCTTTGGCTAATGACATCCCAACCAAAAAAATGTTTAATGGTCACCGCGGACTGAACCACCCGGTTAAAAATATTATTATCAACCATTGCGAAGTTACCTCGCAAAACCACGGTTTTGGTGTAGTACCTGAAGCTGTAAGGGCATCAGATAAAGTGGAGATCACCCACGTAAACCTGAATGATCAATCTATTGAAGGTATCAGGGTAAAGGATAAAAAAGCATTCTCGGTACAATATCACCCTGAATCATCACCCGGCCCGCATGATAGCAGGTATTTGTTTGATGATTTTATTAAGTTGATGAATTAA